Part of the Vibrio parahaemolyticus genome, TGAACCAGAGATAATATCGAGTGGATACATTGTTGTCGGGTAACCGGTTCGAAACTGGCAATCTTGATATCCAGGGGCACTAACTTCGACTCTTTCACCCACAGGAATAGCAAATGAACTAGTGGTTGACTCTGAACAGTTCAATTTAATCACGGACATCGAAGGAATTGGCGCATGAAAGTCCGGATATAGCTGTCCCATCAGTGATTCCGTAAACTGTGGGTAACTGTTATCCAGACTTTGTCTTATCCGAGCGGTTAAAAAAGCACAACCTTCCAACAGACGTTCAACATGTGGGTCTTCAACTTGTTCTTCGCTGATACGTAACCTAGCCGCAATTTTAGGATATTGCTCGCCAAACTCTTGTCCTTTGTGTCGCAGATAGGCCAATTCACGATTGTAGTATTTTAGAAACTCTTCACTCATTTCGCTCGACTCAACTTCATTCCTAAGTTCACTGGCTCGACTTCCGAATTGAATTTCAACTCGTGGATGTCATTATCAATCAAACAAGTTGCGCTAATTTCTAACCGTAAGGTTCGATCTATCGCATTTTTTTCATCAGAAATTTGAACGTGCGGATTTCTTAACCGAGGTTCAAACTCCCGAATAGCTTCATAAACGATGTCACACAACTGACTTTGTCCATCTTGGCTGCTATAAGGCATTGATGAAAAATCAGGTAACCCATAGTTCAGAATTGAGTATCTAACTTCTAAAAAGTCTTCGTGAATATTTTTCCAACCAATACGACTATTAAGCATCGACTCTAAGTCTCTTAACAAACCATTGAGCATGTGTTGCTGACTGACAGGAAAATCTTTTTCTTCTCTGGTAGTTGGGTCGCTATCAATCAACTTGTCTAGCAGTGAAACCGTTAAAGCCATAATTGCTCTTACGCCAACTCTTTTGTTACTTGTAGATTTTGTAAGTCAGAAATCGGCAGCGCCATTTCACCGACAAGCCAACACTTCAGGCCTAAACCTAAGTAAACTTCTTTGTCAGCTATTTGTTCCCAATCCGTTTCACGACCTAGTTTCTGAGCATCACTTTCTGAATCCACGTAAGTCATCGGCATATGGCCTTCACCTTCACCTAAACCGTCAATGTCAAACTCAACGGGGCGCCAAACACTTTCTAGCAAAGAGGTAGCAGATTTGATTTCTAAAGTGTTGATGCTAGCAATAGGGACGAGGAAGTAGTTGCCTGCGGTAGAAAACAGCTCAATGTAACCACCTAAACGATCATCAATATCCCGCACGTCTGAGAACGAAGTATCATTAGCTAAAAAGCCTTTTTCTTGTCTCAGTTCTTCGATTTGAAGAGCAAGTTCAGAAACTTGTTCATAATCTTGACTCACCATTGATAAGTTGAAGTTAACCAATGACTTAGTTAGTTCTTCGTTCTCACCCAATACCTTCGCGGTTGCCGCTCCTTGAGCGAAATCCTTTCGCGCTTGAGCAGCTTTAACCAGATGTCTTAACTGGCTAGCGCCTGGAAGATATTCAGGAAACAGTTTAATAGACTGCATCAGTTGCTCATCAGCTCGCTCAAAATCACCATCAATACAAAGCAGTTCAATAAAAGAGCTTCTCAAACTGGCATCCTTGGGAGATGCCTTTATTGCTTCGATTAGTAGTTCTAAAGCTTGTTGCAACTGCCCTTCCGATAAGGCATTTTTCCACTGAGTCATCTTTCTTTCCTTACACCAAATGTTCTGGTGATAATTCCGTAATTAATTTGATACTTGAGACCATTTGGTCGAGCTGAAAATGAGGGCGTAAATGTATCACCGAGTAGAAGTGCCCTGGCGTATCGCGTTTCTCTCTAACTTTGATCTTCGCTTCGTTCAATGGGTACTTAGCTCTGAGTTCATCCGAAGCTTCGTCTGAAGCCGTTGTATATTGATGTAACCAAGTCTGAAACTCCCTCTCGAGCGATGCCGCGTCCTGATAGCCACCTATCTTGTCTCGCCCCATAACTTTGACGTAGTGTGCTATACGCGATACACACATCGTGTATTGGAGCATTGAGGTGAGTTTTGCATTAGTCGCAACATGCTTCTCTTCGTACAGTTTTGGCTTATACAACGAAACATTGGAAGTCATGCCGACCATGTCTGTTTCAGGAACTGGTGAAATCGGAATGAACCCACAATCAGACAGTTCTTGCTCTTTACGCTCAGAGACTTTTAGATTTAAAGGGCATCTATCTCTGTCATTTTTGCCATTAATGCGCGTTTTGTTTCTTGTAGGAGCAACAATAATGCCTTGACTATAATCCCCCTGTTTTATTCCTCGCATGTGAGTAAACCAACCGTGCTCTTGGAATGCTCTAATCGAAACAGCAGCAAAACAGAAGGCTCCACTTCCCCACAATAAATCGTTATTTGAATCGTCAATATTCTCTTGAAATTCAAATTGATCGTTTCGAGAACCATCACTTTTGTAGGGTTGTCGAAAAAGCACGTTAGGAGCGGTTAAGCCAATAAACTTGGTATCATCGTTATCTCGCAACTGTCTCCATTTGACATAATCAATTTGTTCAAATTGTGCCGCAACGTCTCGAGTCGACGAAAGTTCGGCAAATGTGTTCACACCGAATATTTCAGGAGACGCAGACATTACAAATGGACTAAATGCCGCAGCAGCAGACTGAGATATCTTGCTTAGCACAGAGATATCTCTATCAAAATAATTTGTTCTCGGGTCATAACGTAATTGATAATCACCAACAACCACACCAAAGGGTTCTCCTCCGGCCATTCCATATTCATTTTGATAGAGCAATTTAAACAAGGCAGACTGATCGAACTCGATAGCCTTGAGCGCATCTTTACTTACTTCATTCCATGTTGCAGATAGAACTTTAATTTTTACGGAGTCAGACGATGGTTTATCAACTTGTTCACATAAATATCGAACGCCT contains:
- a CDS encoding type VI secretion system accessory protein TagJ, which produces MTQWKNALSEGQLQQALELLIEAIKASPKDASLRSSFIELLCIDGDFERADEQLMQSIKLFPEYLPGASQLRHLVKAAQARKDFAQGAATAKVLGENEELTKSLVNFNLSMVSQDYEQVSELALQIEELRQEKGFLANDTSFSDVRDIDDRLGGYIELFSTAGNYFLVPIASINTLEIKSATSLLESVWRPVEFDIDGLGEGEGHMPMTYVDSESDAQKLGRETDWEQIADKEVYLGLGLKCWLVGEMALPISDLQNLQVTKELA
- the tssE gene encoding type VI secretion system baseplate subunit TssE, whose product is MALTVSLLDKLIDSDPTTREEKDFPVSQQHMLNGLLRDLESMLNSRIGWKNIHEDFLEVRYSILNYGLPDFSSMPYSSQDGQSQLCDIVYEAIREFEPRLRNPHVQISDEKNAIDRTLRLEISATCLIDNDIHELKFNSEVEPVNLGMKLSRAK
- the tssC gene encoding type VI secretion system contractile sheath large subunit, with amino-acid sequence MTKIDALNFLDPEELTHEFTPMGLAEFDSHWLTQFVECSDSILAARIWLEGTQSKDFASFRHSIVSTINTIDTLLQKQLNEIIHHPDFQKLECSWVGVRYLCEQVDKPSSDSVKIKVLSATWNEVSKDALKAIEFDQSALFKLLYQNEYGMAGGEPFGVVVGDYQLRYDPRTNYFDRDISVLSKISQSAAAAFSPFVMSASPEIFGVNTFAELSSTRDVAAQFEQIDYVKWRQLRDNDDTKFIGLTAPNVLFRQPYKSDGSRNDQFEFQENIDDSNNDLLWGSGAFCFAAVSIRAFQEHGWFTHMRGIKQGDYSQGIIVAPTRNKTRINGKNDRDRCPLNLKVSERKEQELSDCGFIPISPVPETDMVGMTSNVSLYKPKLYEEKHVATNAKLTSMLQYTMCVSRIAHYVKVMGRDKIGGYQDAASLEREFQTWLHQYTTASDEASDELRAKYPLNEAKIKVREKRDTPGHFYSVIHLRPHFQLDQMVSSIKLITELSPEHLV